DNA from Planctomycetia bacterium:
CCCACAGGCCGTGCAAGAATCCGGCGCCCCACGTGATATGCAAAATGGCAAAGATGAGCGGCAGAAGCGGCAAGTCCAACCAGCGATTTCGCGACGCCGTAACCAATGACGCGGCAATGCTTGCCGCGGCGTAGAGGGCAATGGTTCCCGCCAGCGCCCAGCGGGCAGTCTGGGAAAAAGTCGAGGCCACTGCCAGCGCCGCCAGCCAGGCCACGAAGCCCGCCGCGATCAATTGGCGGAAGGCCATCTGGCGCGGATGTTTCTGCAAGACGCGCACTTTCCAATATCCATATTGGTAGTATTGCCGCGCGAGTTTGCGCAACGTGCCGCGGCTGTAGTAGGTCGAACGCACGGCGGGACTCAACAGCAAGCGACCGCCGTACTCCCGTACTCGCGCGTTGAACTCCGCGTCCTGGCTGCGAATCATTTCTTCGTCAAACAGGCCGACCTGTTCGAAGAGCGTTCGTGGATAAGCCGGGAAGGGAATCGTGCCGGCCCATATTTCGCGATCTTTCACGGTGCGGAATGAGTTTCCGCCCACACCGAATGGGGAACTGACCGCCGCTGCGATCGCCCGCGCCACCCAGGTATTCCCCACGGTTTCGACGGGGCCGCCGACGCCGGCACATTCGCGCGTGCTCAACAACTCAACGCAAGTACGCACGTAGTCGGAGGCGATTTCGCAATGTCCGTCGACGCGCACGATGATCTCGCCGCGCGCGGCACGAATCGCGGCGTTCATTCCCGTCGGCGCGATGCGTGCCGGGTTGTCGACGATCCGGACGTTGCGCCCGGCGGCGCACGCCAAGGCAAGCTCGCGCGTATCGTCCGTCGACAGGCCGTCCGCCAAGATGATTTCGTAGCGGTCCGGCGGATAGTCTTGCGCCAGCACGGCGCCCAGACTGCGATGAATGAACCCGGATTCATTCCGCACCGGCATCGCCACGGTGACGAACGGCAGTAGCGACGCCAGCGCGATGTCATCCTCCGGCGCAGGCGTGCCGCCGGCCGATCGAGCGTCGAGTTCCGCTGCAGCGTCCGAAGTCATGGCAACAAACTCACGACGGACTTTAGTTTTCCGCTGGCAGTGCGCGGCACACGCGCGACGGACTCGAAACGGACCTGCACCGGTCCGACGAACTCGCGCAAGTAACCGGCGATCTGCTGCTCGTGCTCGGGTCGAAAGCCTTCGGCGGGCACATAACGCACCAAAAAGCGATCCAGCGTCTCTTGCACGATCTGCGATTCGCGGATCGGAATGTCGACTTTGAATACAGGGTCCAGTCGACCGATCCGCGCACCTGTGGTCGTGATGACGATATCGTCGGTCCGTCCTTCAATTTCGCCCAGCAGCGGCAAGGTTCTGCCGCAGTCGCAGCCTTCAGTGGAACTGGCGAGACGGCCGAAGTCTCCGACGCTATAGCGTACGAGCGGCATTTCTTGTTTCAGCAACGAAGTTGCGACCAACTCTCCGCGCCCGGACGGAGCGATATTGCCGTCGGCGTCGCGCACCTCCAGAATCCCGGCGTCGGGCCAAAGATGCATGTTGCCGGCCTCGCATTCGGAGGCCCCCGCGGCGTATTCCGATAGCCCATACGTGTTGCGCACAGGACAACCGAAGGCTCGCCCGATCACGTCGCGTTGCTGCGGCGATAGTGGCTCGGCATTGGTTACGACGACTTTGAGATGCACGTCATTGCGGCCGCGCTGGAGCGCTTCGATCGCTAGTTCGTTCAACGCGGATGGGTAACCGAGTAAATACTTGACTTGATACTTGAGTAAGGCGTCGAGATAGCACGAGACGCGTTCGGGCGACAAATGATACGTCGACAGATAGAGTTGCCGCATCACGGCGTTCCACACCCAGTAGGGCGGTCGCGCTTCTCGCACCGGCTTGATGATTTTTCCGCCGAGAATTGCCCAACGATCGTGACCCGAAACGCCATACCAGCGCCGGCAGCGCGCCTCGAACAAGGCATACCATGCGCGCTGCGTGCGCCGGGAATGCCAAAGCTTCAGCGGAGTTCCCGTCGAACCGCTGGTCTGGATCTGCGTCAGTTTGCGGGGATCGACGCCTGCCGCCAGGTAGAGCGCAGCTTCTTTGCGTAACGATTCCTTTTCGAGCACCGGCCAGTTGCGCAGATCGCGCCAACTTCCATCAGCGAGGCCGTTTCTTTCGACCCACCAATTGCGGTAGGGCGTCGTCACCTGCGCCGCAATTTCGAGGACGGTCGACAACCGCTCCGCCTGCCAGTCCTGCCACTGCGTAGCCGTCCACCGATCCCGCTCGAGCGCTTGTTGGACGAGGGATTCCGTCTCCCGACCGAATCGCTCGCGGCGCAATTGCCACCCACGCAGCGACGCCATCAATGGTCGCAAGGGCGGCGCCGCGTCGTACAGGGCGCTCAGCAAACCTGGCATTAGGCACGGCTCCGGGCAATACAGGCGTCGAGCAATTCCATCCAGCGATCGAGTACCCGGCTCCAATCGCAGGACTCGGCCTTGCGCCGACCTTGTTCCGAGATGCGGGTCGCGAGTTCCGGCGACGACAATACGGCCGTGACGGCGTCGGCCATTGCGATGGCGTCATCCGGAGGCACGAGCATGCTATCCTGGCCGTGCTCCAGCAAATGCGGTAAGCCGCCCACATTGGTGCTGATCACGCAAAGTCCGCAGGCCATTGCCTCCAAGACGCTAACCGGCGTGTTGTCGACGTTCGCTGTATTCAAAAAGATGTCGCCGGACGCCAGCGCCTGGGGCACTTCTTGTTTCGCGACCTTCGGCAGAATGCGACACTGTTTTTCCACGCCCAGACGCGCGATTTCGGCATGCGTGGCAGCCAGCGTACCGTCTCCCTTGTCCATGCCGACCATAGTCAGCTGGCAATCGGGATACAGTTCGAGAACCTTCGCCAGCACGCGCGGCGCGAGCATCGGATTGTAGATGCCGGCAAAGGCGCGTAACCAAATTAAATTCGGCGCCGGCGCGTTGCGCTGTTGAAAGGGATAGCGCGCGCAGTCGATCGGATTGGGAATCTCGAGGATATCCGGTCGCAGCGAGGCCAGTTCGCAGCGGAGGTAACTCGATGGCGAAGTGACCGCCGCAGCGCCCGTTAAGATTCGTGCCACGCGGCGCGGATGTCTCGCGGCAAAGCGAGGCAGGTCTCCACCCCGGAGCGCGAGTACGTAGGGTTTGCGCAGGCGTCGCAGCAGCGCGCAAACCGCCTCCGCGAACCGGAAAGCCTGGCCGCTGAACACGTCCACGACGGCGACTTCGTACTGCCTTCGCCGCGACCACGTGGCGTGCAGCATTTCGTAAAGCCGCACCGCCTTGTTCGGTGCGCCCGACGCCGTGTGAACTCGGACGCCGCGTTGGCGCAGCCTTTCGGCGAGGTCTTCGCCCACGGCGCGCGAAGCGCCAGTGGCGCCCAAGTGGTTACCGACGATGAGCAGTTCGTTCAACCGGTCGCTCCGCGGCGAATATGAGCCCGATCATGAAGGCCGGCGCCACGATGCGCATGGCGTTTGACAACATGCAGAGCAGTCCGAACGAGGCCGTGGCAATGAAGAGCCCGCGCATTTTGACGTCACGCATGCTCGCGATGCGCCGCCAGATACCGGTGCACAGGATGATCAACGCGCCGAGCCCAAGTATGCCGTGCTCGGCGAGAGTCCGCGTAATTTCGCTGTGCGCGGCGATAGCTTGGAAGGTGATGCCGCGATTCGCGATGGCCATGCCGGGGCCCACGCCCAGGAAGGGATGACGCTGAAATACGTCCAAATCCGATTTCATTAGCATGTCGCGTCCCGTGACGTTCGTATCGGAGAAGCGGGCTTCGAGCGCTCCTCCGGTAAAACTGTTTAGCAGCGGAAACACCACGAATGTGCCGACGACATAGAGCACGATTCCGGTCAAAACATAGGCATTGCGCAGCCGGGCTGACTTCGCGGTAGAAATCACGGCCGCCAGCACCGAAAGTCCGCTCATGTAGAGGCCGCTGCGGGAGAACGTGAGCGCCGATTGGGCGCTGAACAATACCGCCGCAACCAACCAGAACGTGCGCTGCAGGTGGTTCCGCGCGTCGGAGAGTAGCAGCGCCGTGAGCGCCGTGAGAATAATGCCGACGCTGAATACGGCGGTTACCTGGTTAGCGCCAAAGCCCCCCGCCATCAGCGGATTGGACTCTGTGCCAAAGGTCAATTCCTTGGCCGTGGCGATGCCGAAGACAACGACTGTCGATACGGAAAAAATCGGCAGGATCGCGGCGCGCGCGATCCGATGCAGCGCCGCGGCATCGAGCCGTAGTCGGGAACAAAACGCCGCGCAGACCGCCAGCGAAAGCGGTCCTGACAGGTTAAAACTCGTTTGTTTTCGGGCGAAGGTAAAGTCCGAAGCCGTCCAGGTAAAGATGCACGACGGCAACAGCAGTAGGAAGTACCAGGTCGACACGAGCGTCGGGCGAACGGGCCGCCAGCGTTGGCAGCCCAAGAGCAAGATGAGGACGACGGCATACTTGCCGAACTCCCAGAAAGCGAAGGCCTTGGTCATCCGCCACAGGACCTCGGCGCCCATGATGTAGGCCGCGAACGCCGCGATCTTCTCGGGCTGCCGCTGAGTCCGCGCCCAGTTTACGCCCACCAACAAAGTGCCCCAGGCATAGATGGTCGAAATCGCCGAGCTCTGCTTGCACATCAAGCCCAACAGCACGTGCAGGCCGACCAACAGCAAATAGCGTTGCAAGTCGAATGCCGCGGCGACGGGCGCAGCGGACGCGCCCCGAACCATGGGCGGGGCGAATTGCCCGGTCTGGGAACCGGCATCGAGCGTATTGCCCCAGGAACTCAAGTCATCGACGCCTGATGCATTTGAAAAAGGAAACGGCAACGCGACGCTGCGCAATCGGCTTGATTGCGAAAGTTGGGACGCCGATCGAAGGGATCGACAATCACTACGATGCACATGCGACGTGACTCATTTGCAAGACTTCGGCCACTTTGTTGACATGCGCGAGGTACCCAAATTGTTCCGCGGAGCGCTGTGCGGCGAGCGACTCGCGGCGCCAGCGCTCCGGATCACGGAAGTAAGCGTTGAGCGCGTCGACATAAGCGTCGACCCGCCTACCCTCGACGGCGGTGCCGCAATTCAACCTGCGCAGCTCACCGGGAATCGACCCGACGGCGGCCGCGATCGGCACGACGCCGTGCGCCATGCCTTCGCTCAGCACCTTCGGCCAGCCTTCGCTGAACGACGGCAGCAGCATCAAGTGCGCCGCGGAATACAGGGAATTCAGCGCCGCGCGAGGCAACAGTCCGTGCAGGCGGTACTCGCGTGTTCTGCCGCACGCCGCGATGAGCGCTTCACACGCTCCGCGACTAGGGCCGTCGCCGACCAAGTCGAGTTGCACTGCCTGCCCGCGCGCTCGCAACGCTTCGGCAATTTCGATACATCGCAGTGCGCCTTTTTCTTCTTCCAGCCGGCCGACAAAGAGCACGTGAATGGTTCCCGTCAGCGACTTGTGTTGCGCCGCTGCGCGCCCTTCGGTCAATTCTTCGACTGTCAAACAAGGATTCAAGAACGTGCGAACATGACTGGGCAGTTCCGGCCATTCGCCATTGACGGTGACGCCTCCGCCCGCCCAACCGTTGCGCAGCAGCCAGCGTTGCAGCCGGTAGGAAATCGGCTCGCCGGCGCCGGGGGCCCAATTGCCGGCGTACTTCAGCCAGCGGCGTTGAGGCCGCTTCGACATGCAGAGGCAGAGCAAGGCCAACAGGCTGACAAAGGCGGGGCACCTGACATGCACCGCGTCCGCGCGGCGCAATTCGACGACCAAGGTCCAAACATATCGCGGCAGCAAGAACAAATAACCGAGTTTCGCGAACAGCGTCCGGCCGCCGGCCGCCGGCAGCAACCGCAAATGGATGTTCTCGGCTCGGTAGGGGGCGGCCACGCGCGGAGCAGCAGCGTCTCTTAAAGTCGCAATATGCACGACTTCGTCGAACAACGCCGCGAGATGATCGATTTCGCGCAACGTCGGCGCAAAGCCCACGATACCGTCGGCGGTGCGAAAATGCTCCGTGTGCGAAACGATCAGCAGTCTCACTTATTCACCGCCTGCTGGTCGATCGGAGATCGGTTGTGCACTTCGCGTGACACCGGGGCTACGTCGCGGAAAAGTCGATCGTACTGCGCCACGCGACTCGACCAGGTGAATTCACGGCGCGCGCGATCGAGCGCCGCCTTGCCAGCGGCGTTCCGCAACTCGCGATCAGCCAGCAACCGTATGATCGCATCGGCCGTGGCATCGGGATCTTCTTGAGGCACGGTGAACCCCGTTTCGCCGTCCACCACGGCTTCCGCCAGCCCGGAGCCGCGTGAAACCACGGCCGGCTTGCCGCACAAAGCCGCTTCGATCGCCACGATTCCAAAGCCTTCGCAATCTCCGCTCGCCGTATTCCGACTGGTGAGCACGAACACGTCGCAAGCGTTGAACCAAGCGCGCAACTGAGCTGCGCTTAATCGCCCCAGGAAATATACGTGCTCCTCAACGCCCAACGATTTGGCCAACTCTTGGAGTTGCGGCCGGAGCGTCGGAATCCCCGCGAGCCCATAATGCGCGTTGGGGAATTGTGTCAAAACGCGCGGCATGGCGCGAATCACCAGGTCCTGCGCCTTGCGTAGGCTGACGTGGCCGACGGTCAGCAGCAGTTGCTCCACATCGGCCCCCAACTGTCGCCGACAAGCATCGCCCTCAGCCGGAGGCGTAACGAAGTACGCTTCATCGTCGGCGCCATTCAAGATCACCTCGGTCGCATCGCGAGCGACGCCCAACTGCAGCGCCAGTTCGCGGGTAAACTCGCTCACGCACACGACGCGCTGCGTCGAACTCAAGGCGCGGCGCGTCAGCCAGCGTTTCCAGCCTCGCGGCAGGTTGAATTCCGAGCCGTGCCCAATCGCGACCCACGGAATGTCCAGCCCCATTTGCGCCGCCACGAGCCAAAGCGATTTCAGCCCCGACGCCACGATCAAGTCGGGCGAAAACTCGGCGAGTTGGCGACGTAAGATATCGGTGCGCGACCACAATGCCTGTACGAATCGCTGACCGGACGGCAAGCGAATCACCTCGAACGGCTGCGCGGAGTTCCAATCGTCGATTTCGGCGTCGCTCACATAGTCTTGGCAGGTGACGACGCGCACCGTCCAATCGAGGCGCGTCAGATGCCGGGCCAGTTGCCAAGCGTGCGTGCCGATCCCGCCAGGTCCGGGCGGAAATTCCGTCGAGCAGATGAGTATTCGTGTCATGTTGTGGGCGGACACTCGTCAATACGAAGTGCGCGCCTGAATTGCCGGTCGCAGCAGAGCTCCGCTGTTCGCCCGATCCGATGCATCAAATTGCAAGCGTTTCCAAGACATCGATTCTCTGCGTGGCCAAGCGCTGCGTCACGCGCCGAGTTCCAACGTTTCCTGCAGCTCCGGCAAAGTTGGGATGTCCGGGAACCTTTGGCACATTGCCGAGGCCTCGTCGCGTCGCTTTCGGAACGCGCGCAAAGTGCCCGGTAGATTCACGGCACTGATGAAGGCCTTCGCCGCTTTACGCCCGATCGAACCGCGGACGCTGAACGTGCCGAGAACCCGGATCCAGCCTGACTCGCGTCGTTGGCGTGGCGTAAAATACCGTGCTCCCAAGTAGAACTCCGTCGCGCTGGGCAATTGCCGTACCCACAAACTCTGTCGGCTAGCCGCGTACGTCTGCACGCGCGCCTTGTGTTTGCGCAAGCCGCCCGATGGTGCGTGATGGTGCAGCACGCTGATGGTTGGATTGAGCACCATGACGGCGCCGGTCAAATAAATGCGCGTACCTAAGTCGCCGTCCGCGCGCTGGCCTCGCTCGTAAGCGAGATCGAACAGCCCGGAAGTTCTCAAGACTTCGCGCCGTAGCATCGAGTTGTTGGTGGGAAACACGTCGCTCAAGCGAATCTGGCGGAAGTTCTCCGGCAGCGGGCCGGCGCCGACCTCGTCCGCCACGCCCGACGATACGTCGGCGCTCCAACGTTCGATGGAGGTGAGATGTCGGGCGATCAACGAATCTTCCACTTCGTCATCGTCGTCCAAGAACAGCAGGAAATCCCCGGTGGACTCTCGGATTGCCCAGTTTCGCGACGAACACTGTCCCGGTCGGTCCTGGAAGTGAACGGTCAGCGGCAGATCGCCGAACTCCTCGTACATTCCAGGCTCGCGACGATCCTCAGCTGTTTGATCGACGACGATGATTTCGTGGGGCGGGACCGACTGCGTCCGTAGTTGTTTCAGCAATACTCGCAGATAGGGATAGCGATCGACCGTCGGCACGATGACGGAGACACGCGCGTCGTCGGGGCGCCGCAGGTGCGCGGAGTTCTCCGGCACGTGAAGTGCGCCAGGTTGCGCCTGGGAACGTATTCCGCGCAATCGTCGATAGAGACGCACTGCGGCGACGGGACTCAGTTCGCCGGTCAAGCTCGCACGCAGCAAGGCCCACCGCGTCCACTTCGCGCCAAAGCGGTTCAGGATGAACAAAAAAGCGTCGTCGGCCGCGATGTACGGCGATGGCGCACGTGCGTTGTCGTCGACCAGCCACGGCAGATGCCTGGTAAACGCGCCCGCCGTGAGGCAGCGATGGCCGAAGTCCAATGCGGCGGCATCCAGCGAGGCAAAACGTTCGTCAAGTGCGCCGAGTTTCCGGATCACATCGCAGCGCAGCAGACAAGCGCGGAGCGATACTCGCCAGGAGGTCGCCTCGAGATGCGCGTCGGGATCGCGATTCAACGTCCACGTGGGATGTACAAAGTCGATGCTGGCCGGCAAGCCGCCCATCCCAAGGCGCAGGCCGGCATGCCACACATCACCTGGGCGCCGCCACGCGCGTAATACGCTCTCCTCCAGCGGGGGGCGCTGGTCGGCGCACCAACAGAGAACTCCTTCCACATCGGCGTTGTCCGCGGCGGCACGCAACGACTGATTCATCGATGCCGAATCGCCGCCACCGGAATAAACTTTTCCGAGTGTCCACTGAAATTCGGCAAACTTGCATTCGCCCCATAGAATCAGGTCGATGCGAGGCTGCGATGGGTTTGGCGCCGCGTAAGTCTCGGTCGAAGTCGCAACGATCCCTTCGTGCGCATGTCCGTTGCGGCTTTTCCCTAATCTCCAGATCGGAGGGTGGGAGTGGTTACTAGGCACGAGCCAATGCATCCTGAGTACTGGATTCGCTGCGCAGCGTCGCTGCGTCAGCCCGCTCGTTGTCGCTCGATTCGCCGAGAAGTTCATCGTACCAACGCGCGAACGCGTCGATCTGCGCTTCCAATCGATACTGCCGTAGTACGCGTTGCCGCCCGGCGGCGCCCATGTCCCGCCTCAGTTCAGCATTACCTGCCAACAGCGCAAGCTTTTCCGCCATCGCGTGAATGTCGCGGCGCGGCGTTACAAACCCTGTCACGCCGTCGCGGACGTTTTCGCTCAATCCATCCGCATCCGAACAGACGACGGGTTTCGCCATGGCTTGGGCTTCGAGCACGCTGTTGCAAAACCCTTCCGAGACGGCGGCGTGCAACAAAACGTCCGCCCAGTCGAGTTCCTGGCGCACCTGCTCGTGCGGCATGCTGCCGACGAGCGTGACGACGCCGACTAACTCCAATTCATGAATCGCGAGATACAACGATTCAAGCGCTTCGCCGTCGCCCACAACTCGAAGTTCGCACGGCACGCCCAGTTTGCGGAGCTCACTTACGGCGAGCAGAGCGTACTCGTGCCCTTTTTTCCAATGCAGTCGCCCCACGCAGAGAATCCGAAACGGACGCTCGGGCGAGAACGTGACATCTCGATCCGGTCGCTCCTCGCCGCTGAAACGCTCGACGTCGATTGCCGGCGGGATCAGGACGTGGGGCATCGACGGCGGGCAGCCGCGGCGTTGGGCTCGACGCCATAGATCCTGGCCCAGACAATGGACGCCTGCCAGCGATTGCCAAGCCTGCTGATAGTACTGCGGATCGTCCAGTCCGGAATAATTGAGGTCAAATCCCCGGAAGCTGACGACCAGTTTCGCGGGCAGCGCGTCGCGCAAATGTGTTCTTCCCAATACGAGCGTACCGAACTCAAAATGGACGATGTCCGGTTGCAGTCGAATGAGGGCGGCGTCTAGGTAGAACGTACTCAAGCAGCGAACGCCGAGCGACTTGGCCGTAAACCGGAAGTAACGCACGGTACCGGACGGGCGCATAACGAAGGTATACAGCAAGGCAAACGGCCACAACAGCGCCGCCAGCCAGCGCGGCTCGTGCGCCCAACTTCTTACGATGCGGCGCCGCAGTGGAGCTTGTTCGGCGAAGTGGGGATAGTTGCGCCACTCGGACTCGTCGCTTCTGCCACAGACGACATATGCGTCGACGCCTTGCCGCAATAGGCCGACGAATTTGTTGACCAGAAACGTCTCCGAGAGTTTCGGAAATGCGGGCATCACCATTGCCACGCGAGGGGGGCGACTCGATCGTTGCGGTGCAGCGAGCTTAGGCGGGCTTGATTTCACGGGGAAGCGTGTGACTTTCCGGCGGCGACTTCCGACAGCATGTTCATCCAGGCGTCGATTTGCCTGGGAAGGGTGAATTCACGCTCGATTCGCAGGCGCGCCGCTGCGCCCATGGAATGGCGCAGCTCGTGGCTTGCCGCCAATTTGCATAGTGCGGCCGCGATAGCGCGCGGATCGCGCGTCGGCGTCACGAAGCCCTCGACGCCGTCGGTGACCGCTTCACGCATGCCGCCGCAATCGGTCGTAACGATCGGGAGCCCGCACGACATCGCCTCCAGAACTGCGTTTGAGATGCCCTCGCTTAGGCTGGAGAGCGCAAATACATCCGCTTGCTGTAAGCGATCGCGCACCTGAGTGGGCGGCAATGCGCCCGAGAACTGGACGTGGTCTTCGATTTCCAGGTCGTGGGCGGAATACACCACGCGATCCCGGTCAGGCCCATCGCCGATGATCTCCAGGCGGGCGTCGATTCCCGATTCACGCAATATTGCTACGGCGTGGACCAAATATTCCAGTCCTTTGTTCCAGATGATCCTGCCCGTGGTGACAATTTTCAAAACGGAACCGTCGACGCGTTTGCAGTGCGCCTGCATAGAAAACTGTGCCGAGTCCACCGCTGGGCGGATGACCCGTGCGATTTGTGGCGGCATCCCGAGCCGTTCGGCGTTTTCCCGAATGTTTTCGGAAACGCAATGCACGCAAGCGGCCCGCTCGAAGATCGACTTTAACGATTCTCGGAACCGGCGGCGCTGAGGATTGAGCGGAGCGATGTTGATCTGCGTTCCGCGGCAGCTCACGATGATCTTCTGTTCCGCGGGGAAATGCCGGATCAAGCCGCCTGCGCTTTCGATCCACGGAAAGTACACCACATCAAATGTGCGGCCGACCAGCGGCAGCGCTCTTAGCAACTCGACTGCCGCCGCCGTACCTACGCCGGAGGCGCCGCGCACCATGCGCGCCGTGGCGGACCAACTCCGGCGGGCGGCCGCGGACGCCACCGCCGCCAGTTTGATTCCCTGCGTAACCTTTCCACCGACCGCATGGGGCGCCCAGATCCAATGCTTGCGCTGGCTCATCTCCGTCGCCCGCGGAGCGCCAGTCGAAGCCAACGTGACTTCCACGCCGCGCGCTTCCAGCCCACTGAATAGCCGATCCAAGAACGTTTCCGGTGGATTGTGGCAGCCGTACACGAGCATGCGAAGTAATGGCTCAGCCATACGACTCCAGCCACATCGACAGTGTGACGAGCATGCACATGGTATATCCGATCGCCCCGTCCGGCCGGCGCGAATTGAAGTCGCTCACCAACGCATCAATGTGGTCGGGGGCCACGTACTCATGCAGTCGCAGGCCACGGCGCTGCAGCCAGTGGGCGACGCCGGCGCGGCCTGCCGCGCCGCTGAATTGCACTTCCCAATTGCGCTGCGTCACTTGCTTACGCGTGGCTACCGCCGCCGCTTTGTTCCAGGCTCGCTTCACGAGCCGGAACGCGTCCGGACGTTTATAGTCGAACAAGTTGCGGCCGTGCTGCTGCCAGGTAACGCCGGCCAGGTCCGGCGCGCAACGCTTCAGATAGTCCACCTGCAGCCGGCGATTCGCGACAAATTGCGTTGGCACGGTGCAAAACAAATCGGCCAAGCGCGTGTCATAAAACGGCGTGCGCGGAAATGCACCGGCATGGTACGCCCGCAGACTTGCTGTCGTCCAACGGAACGACCATTGATCCGTCTTGAACGCCTTGACGCGAAATTCCGAGTCTTCGATGTGGGGCAGCCGGCAAAATTCGTCGCGGACAAATTGGCGCAGCATTTCCGATCGATCTGACTCGGGAACTTGCGCTATGGCAACGTGCTTCATCAGCCAGGCGGATCCGCGCTTCTTGATCTTGTCGTGAGCGAACTTGGCGAGCTCGTCGTCGTTAGGCGCCGCCAGCTTTTCCGCAACGCCCATGTCATCTAGCCAGACGTCGCCCCAATGCGCCGCCATCACGAATTCCGCGTGTGCAGAGATCGCATCCGTCACCGCGGCCTGGCGGCATTGCGTGACGTCCTGAAAGCCCTCGACTCCTGCCAGCACCTGACGCCACTGCTCGAACAGATAGGGACGAATCGTGAGCGAATCGCACGGCAGGTCCCGGCAGGCGGCGACCTGACGACCGATGGTCGACTCGATCGAGCTATCGGAGTATCCGTAGGTATAGCACCACAGGTTCTTGCGCCAGGGCTGATCGCGAACCAAGGCGACTGTGGAGCGTGAATCCAATCCGCCCGAAATCGGGATTGCCGTGCGGCCGCGCTCATAGCGTTCTTCGACCGCCTGATCGAAGCATTGCGCAAAGGCGTCGACGGTCTCGGCGTACGTTCGACGCTGATCCGGCGCGTAACTCCAATTCCAATAGCGCTGCTCGGACTTGTAGCACAACTGCGCGTCGAATACATAGTGCGACGCGGGGCGCATGATCCGTACGTCTTCGCGATAGGTACGTTCGCCAGGAAAGAAGCCGAATCCGAGAAACCCTACGATCCCTTGCCAATCGAGGTCGCTTCCTGAACCGGCGGCCAGATCACTGAACCGCGTGCCGATCAGCGGCTGCCCCGCGCGGCGCCCCCAATAGGCGTGCAATGTGCCAAAGCGATCGGTCCACGCATGCCATTCGCCGCTGCGTTCCTGCCGCGCCAGCACGAGGAACGAGCCATTCAGTTCGGCCACGTTCAACGGCGGCCAACCGAGCTCATCTTGCGCCGTCGATGCGGACAGTGCGTCGGCCAGCGAACGATACTGGCCGAACAACTCGCCGAACAGCCAATACGTCCAGCCATCTCGTTGGACCTGCTCCACCAAGTCGGCGCCGTCGCGCGACCAGGTGCGCAGACTCACGTCGCCCAGCATTGTTTGGACAGCCCGATGCTCGTTGCCTGCGAGCGCCGGCGGAGCGAACGCTCGCTGCGACAAGAGGAAGTCGCAAACCATCATACGCGCTCACCGAGCAGGCTGTGGTAGATAGCCTCGTGCCGCGCCACTTCGACGCCCAGATGGTAGTGCTCTTCCACGCGGCGGCGCGCGTTGCTCCCCAACGTAGCGCGAAGCGCCGGATCCGCGACGACGGAATCCAAAGCGTGGGCAAATCTCTCGGCATCACCGGCAGGCGTCAACAATCCATTGACGCCCGATTCGATCACGTCGCGCGAACCAGGCACATCGGTGGCGACGCACGGCAGTCCGCAAGCCATGGCCTCGAGCAGCG
Protein-coding regions in this window:
- a CDS encoding glycosyltransferase is translated as MNQSLRAAADNADVEGVLCWCADQRPPLEESVLRAWRRPGDVWHAGLRLGMGGLPASIDFVHPTWTLNRDPDAHLEATSWRVSLRACLLRCDVIRKLGALDERFASLDAAALDFGHRCLTAGAFTRHLPWLVDDNARAPSPYIAADDAFLFILNRFGAKWTRWALLRASLTGELSPVAAVRLYRRLRGIRSQAQPGALHVPENSAHLRRPDDARVSVIVPTVDRYPYLRVLLKQLRTQSVPPHEIIVVDQTAEDRREPGMYEEFGDLPLTVHFQDRPGQCSSRNWAIRESTGDFLLFLDDDDEVEDSLIARHLTSIERWSADVSSGVADEVGAGPLPENFRQIRLSDVFPTNNSMLRREVLRTSGLFDLAYERGQRADGDLGTRIYLTGAVMVLNPTISVLHHHAPSGGLRKHKARVQTYAASRQSLWVRQLPSATEFYLGARYFTPRQRRESGWIRVLGTFSVRGSIGRKAAKAFISAVNLPGTLRAFRKRRDEASAMCQRFPDIPTLPELQETLELGA
- a CDS encoding glycosyltransferase family 4 protein translates to MAEPLLRMLVYGCHNPPETFLDRLFSGLEARGVEVTLASTGAPRATEMSQRKHWIWAPHAVGGKVTQGIKLAAVASAAARRSWSATARMVRGASGVGTAAAVELLRALPLVGRTFDVVYFPWIESAGGLIRHFPAEQKIIVSCRGTQINIAPLNPQRRRFRESLKSIFERAACVHCVSENIRENAERLGMPPQIARVIRPAVDSAQFSMQAHCKRVDGSVLKIVTTGRIIWNKGLEYLVHAVAILRESGIDARLEIIGDGPDRDRVVYSAHDLEIEDHVQFSGALPPTQVRDRLQQADVFALSSLSEGISNAVLEAMSCGLPIVTTDCGGMREAVTDGVEGFVTPTRDPRAIAAALCKLAASHELRHSMGAAARLRIEREFTLPRQIDAWMNMLSEVAAGKSHASP
- a CDS encoding glycosyltransferase family 4 protein; the encoded protein is MPAFPKLSETFLVNKFVGLLRQGVDAYVVCGRSDESEWRNYPHFAEQAPLRRRIVRSWAHEPRWLAALLWPFALLYTFVMRPSGTVRYFRFTAKSLGVRCLSTFYLDAALIRLQPDIVHFEFGTLVLGRTHLRDALPAKLVVSFRGFDLNYSGLDDPQYYQQAWQSLAGVHCLGQDLWRRAQRRGCPPSMPHVLIPPAIDVERFSGEERPDRDVTFSPERPFRILCVGRLHWKKGHEYALLAVSELRKLGVPCELRVVGDGEALESLYLAIHELELVGVVTLVGSMPHEQVRQELDWADVLLHAAVSEGFCNSVLEAQAMAKPVVCSDADGLSENVRDGVTGFVTPRRDIHAMAEKLALLAGNAELRRDMGAAGRQRVLRQYRLEAQIDAFARWYDELLGESSDNERADAATLRSESSTQDALARA